The window GCGATGCCGACTGGATCGTGCAGCGAACCGGCATTCGCGAACGCCGCCAGGCCGATGATTCGCAGGCTGCCAGCGATCTGGCCTACGAAGCGGCCGTGAAGTGCCTGAAACATGCCGAGGTTTCGGCCAAGGATGTCGACCTGATCATCGTCGCCACGATGACCCCCGATAGCCCAGCGCCGTCGACGGCTTGCCGCGTGCAACGCCGCCTCGGCGCTAGCGCGCCGTCGTTCGATGTGAGCGCTGCCTGTGCCGGCTTTATGTACGCCCTGTCGACCGGCATGCAATATGTCAAAACCGGCAATGCCCGTCGCGCGCTGGTCATTGGCAGCGACGTGATGACTCGCACGGTGAACCCGGCCGATAAGAAAACCTACCCACTCTTCGGCGACGGCGCTGGCGCTGTGTTGCTGGGAGCCGGCGAGAGCGAACAAGGCCTGGTTGCCTACACCCTCGGCGCCGATGGTAACGGTGTCGAGTCGCTGCACATTCCTGCAGGCGGCAGTCGCGAGCCGCTGACGGCAGAAGCGATGGCGGCCGGCAGACAATATCTGAAGATGGATGGCAAAGCCGTTTTCAAATGGGCGGTTCGACTGGTTGCTGATTCTTGCCGCGAGGTGCTCGGTCACGCCGGTTTGACGACGGGCGATGTCACTTGGATGGTATTGCACCAGGCAAACAAACGGATCCTCGAAGCCGCCGCCGCCGATCTGGGTATGCCGCTCGAGCGCGTCGTGATGAATCTCGACCGGTACGGCAACACATCGGCAGGGAGCATTCCGCTGGTGCTCGACGAACTCAACCAGCAAGGCAAACTCCGCCGCGGCGACCGCATTCTGATGAGCGGCTTCGGTGCCGGCCTGGCGTGGGGAACGGGGTTGTTTCGCTGGTAAGGGCGTCGTCTACAGTCGCGATTTCCAGGCCGATTCATCGCGACTCCCATGGACTACCGCGAAGACTTCGATTCGGTTGCTGTGAGCACGGTAGTAGACGATGAAAGGGAACTTCGGAACCCTCATCGCGCGAACATGGCGATAGATTGTCGCAAATAGCTTGGGATGATTGGCGACGAGCAGCAGACGGCCCTTAACCAGTTCGAAGAAACGCTGCCCCAAACCAGCCGTCACAGAGTCGTAGTGCGCGACGATATCAGAGATGTCGCTAGACGCTGCCGGCCGAAAGATGACGGGCAAGCTCATGGTAGTTTCTTGAAGAGCTTCGCCTCCAACTCATCCAGGGTAATTACGTTATCCGGGTTCGCATCGGCTTCGGCGATTCGCTCGTCAAGTAATCGTAAATGCCAATCGGGCGGTGAGAACGTGGCATCGTCCGGAAGGCTATCCCAGAGCAACGAAATCAACTCCAAACGTTGCTCGTTGCTCAGTCGGTCAATTCCGAATTGTTCTAAGGTTAGCGACATAGTTGAACTCGGTTGGTGAGACTAACTCAAGACTAGCTTTAGCGTTCAACAGAAGCAATCCGCTCCGCCGCCAACTCGCCGCTCCGCACACAAAACGGCACGCCCACGCCGTGATAAGCGTTGCCGGCCAGGGCAAAGTGCTCGATCGATTCGGCGAGCGTATCGATCTTGGCGACAAGTTCGAGATGCCCGACGTGATATTGCGGCATCACTCCCAGCCAGCGGTTGATCTGGCAAAAATCTGGTTCGCCACTGACGCCGATGAGCTCTCGCAGTTCGCCGCGGACCAGCCGTTCGAGACCGGCGTCGTCGAGTTCGTTCAGTTCTGGTTGCAGGGCTCCGCCGACGAAAACGCGGAACAAAACTCTTCCATCCGGCGCGCGGCCGTCGAATTTCACGCTCGCCATGCTGCCGGCGATGATCTTCCGCCGTTCTACTCGCGGCGCGACGAAACCAAAGCCGTCGAGCGGATGTTTGATCTGCTCGCGCGGATAACCGAGCACGACCACGCTACAGCCGGCATGCGGGATCGACTTCACCAGGCCGGCGAGTTGCGGCGAAATCCGCTCGAGCAACGGCGGACAAGCATACGCCGGCGCGGCGATGATCAGATCATCGAACACCAGCGGCGCGGGCGAACCTGCGAGAAACAAACACCAATTGGCGGCCGCGTCTGTCGTCGTTCGTTCGATGCGCTCGACGCGCGTGTTCAACTGAATCGATCCCGGCGGCAAACGAGCTGCGATCGCATTTACCAACTGGCTCATCCCCAGCTTCGGCGCGAGGAACTGGCCGTAGCGCGCGCCGCTCTCCTTGCTCTTGCCTTTCGCCTTCGTCGGCGTTGTTCGCACCGCGCGAATCAAGCTGCCGTGCTTCTTTTCGAATTGCACAAACTGCTGCAGCGTTGCTTGCATGCTGAGCAAATCGGGATCGGCCGTATAAATGCCGCCGATCAGCGGTTGGATTAAACGCTCAAACGCTTCGCGACCAAAACGGCGGAGAGCAAACGAACTCAGGCTTTCGTCGGCATCGTCTTTCTTGCCGGGAACGAAGTACTCCCAAGCCAGCCGCAATTTGCCGAGCGGGCTGAGGAGTGGTGTGCGGAGGACCGGCCAGACCTTGGCCGGCGACATCAACGTAAAACCTTCCGGCACCGGTACGAGGCGGCCATGATGCACGATGAACGCGCGACGGTAGCGCGGATCGGTGTTGATCAGTTCATCGGCCAGGCCGATCCGCTGGCACAGGTCGAGCGCCCACGGCTCGCGCGTTGTGAACATATCGGCTGAACGCTCGATCAAGTAGCCGTTGCGTTCAACTGTTTGCAGCACGCCGCCCAAATGATCGCTGGCTTCGAAGAGCGTGACTTGCGCACTCGGCAGCAGTTCGCGCAGCCGATGCGCAGCCGCCAATCCAGAGATGCCGCCGCCGATCACGGCAATTCGTCGTTGGGCAGAGGAAGTCATTCGGTGGGAATTTCAGGAAGGTAGCCTGTAGCGTTAGCGAGGGCGTCTGCCGGAGGCATTACTCCCTCGCTAACGCTACGGGCTACCTACAGCAAATCGAGTGGATCTACATCGAGCACCCATTGTACTTCCGCATGCGGTTCTAGCGCAGCGGCCACCAGGCCGACGCGCTGGCGAAGTTGCGGACCATCGATACTGCTCAGCAGCGAATGAAACCGATACTTGCCGCGTAGTCGTGCGAGCGGGCAAGGCGCCGGTCCCAGGATGCGATGCGGAATTTTCTGCTGTTCGAGTGCTGCCCGGAATCTTTCGGTCGCTTGCTCGGCAAATGCTTCGGTAATGGCCTCTTCATCACCGCGGACGATCAAACGCACCAGGCTCGTATGCGGCGGATAGCCGTGATCGAGCCGTACCGGCAATTCTTTTTGGGCGAAGAGCACGTAGTCGTGTTGTAGCGCGGCTTGAATGGCGAAATGCTCAGGGCTGAAAGTCTGTACGAGCACACGGCCACCTTTGTCGCCGCGGCCCGTTCGGCCGGCGACTTGCGTGACGAGTTGAAAGGTTCGTTCAGCCGCGCGAAAGTCGGGAAAGTGGAGCGCGGTATCGGCGTTCACCACGCCAACGAGCGTGACGTTCGGAAAGTCGAGACCTTTGGCGATCATCTGCGTGCCGAGCAGGATCTTGATTTCGCCGGCGCGAAATTTTGCGAGAGCTTGTTCATGACTGCCTGGCTTTTGCATCGTGTCACTGTCCATTCGCAGCACTGGCACTTGCTGAAAACGGGCTTTCACTTCGGCTTCGAGGCGTTCGGTGCCGAGTCCGCTGTAGCGAATGCCGTCGAAGCGGCAGTCGGGGCATTTTGCCGGAGCCTGCTCCTGATGATCGCAGTAGTGGCAGACGATTCGCTCCCCTTCGCGATGATGCGTCAGCGCGATGCTGCAATGCGGACAGTTCGCGACATACCCGCAACTGGGACACTGAATGTGCGTGCTGTAGCCGCGGCGGTTGAGCAGCAGAATCACCTGGCCGTCTTCGGCAATCGCTTGTTCGATGGCGTTATGCAATGGCCGACTGATGGCGCCGCGGCTGCGGCGGTCTTGAAACTCTGTTCGCAAATCGATGGTCGCCACATCGGGGAGCGGCCGATTGCTGACGCGGGTTGGCATTTCGATGAGTTGAAATTCTCCGCGAGCGGCGGCTTGCCACGATTCCAGCGCCGGCGTCGCGCTGCCGAGAACTAGCGGCACGTTCTCGGCTTTTGCTCGCTGCACGGCCACATCGCGGGCGTGGTAGCGCGGTGATTCTCCTTGCTTGAAGGAATGATCGTGCTCTTCGTCAATCACAATCAGTCCGAGTTGCGGCGTCGGAGCAAAGATCGCACTCCGTGCCCCGATGACAACTTGCACTTCACCTTTGGCGATTCGCTGCCAATGCCAATGGCGTTCGGCGTCGCTCAAGTGCGAATGGAGCACCGCGACGCTGCCGAAGCGCGAAGCGAAGCGTTGCTTCGTTTGCGGCGTGAGGCTGATTTCGGGAACCAGCACGATTGCCTGGCGACCGAAGCGGAGAACTTCGTCGATCGCCCGAATGTAGACTTCCGTCTTGCCGCTGCCGGTCACGCCGTGCATCAGAACCGCACGATGTTGACGCTTGGATAACGATTCGATGATCACATCGAGCGCGGACTGCTGATCTTTGTTGAGGTTGAGGTGCTCTTCGCGAGCGATCACCGATTCCACAACGTCGACATTTTGAATTCGCTGCACCGTTCCCTTGATCAGCTTCTTCTTGCGCAGTTCGCTGATCGGCCCAAGCGTGCATTTCGCCGCGGCTGCGAGTTCCGGCGGCGTGAGCGGCCGGGGCGCTGCCGCGAGAGTTTTTAACGCTTCAAGTTGCTTCAGCGGCAGCTGAAGTGAATTCAGCTGCGCGAGAACATTGGCAGGCACGCTAAGGAAAGTCATTTCGCGCGTGCCGGCCTGGCCGCGAACGCCGGCGGGAAGCACTGCATGCAACACCTGCCCGAGTGGACAGAGGTAGTAGCTCGATATCCACTCGGCCAGTCGCAGCATCGCCGGCGATAGCAGCGGCGCGGGATCGACAACGGCGAGGACTTCTTTGAGCGGTCTGCTGCCGACGGCTTTTAGTTCGACGCGTAAGCAGTAACCGATAACGCCACGATTTCCTTTTCCCAGTGGCACTTGCACGCGCTGCCCGGCGACCAGTGGCGCACGCAATGTCTCCGGCACCTTGTAGGAAAAGGGGCCATGCGGCGGATCGGCGAAGGCGATTTCGGCAACGCGTTGTTCACTCGCGGAATCGAGCGTCCACGGATCGGGCTCGGTTTCGAACAGCGAACGTTGAGAGGCTTTATCCATGACCGCAGGGCCGTCCTTGCACTGAATTTGCGGATCGCGCCAGCTTGGTTATTATACGCATGTACAGTATATGGCGGCAAGGGTTTTGCCGGTGGCAGGGCGATGACAGAAGGCGTCAGTCAGGCAGCGCTGCAAATTTCATTTGCCACCAGCTTTCGATTGTAGCA is drawn from Anatilimnocola floriformis and contains these coding sequences:
- a CDS encoding type II toxin-antitoxin system RelE/ParE family toxin, giving the protein MSLPVIFRPAASSDISDIVAHYDSVTAGLGQRFFELVKGRLLLVANHPKLFATIYRHVRAMRVPKFPFIVYYRAHSNRIEVFAVVHGSRDESAWKSRL
- the hemG gene encoding protoporphyrinogen oxidase, producing the protein MTSSAQRRIAVIGGGISGLAAAHRLRELLPSAQVTLFEASDHLGGVLQTVERNGYLIERSADMFTTREPWALDLCQRIGLADELINTDPRYRRAFIVHHGRLVPVPEGFTLMSPAKVWPVLRTPLLSPLGKLRLAWEYFVPGKKDDADESLSSFALRRFGREAFERLIQPLIGGIYTADPDLLSMQATLQQFVQFEKKHGSLIRAVRTTPTKAKGKSKESGARYGQFLAPKLGMSQLVNAIAARLPPGSIQLNTRVERIERTTTDAAANWCLFLAGSPAPLVFDDLIIAAPAYACPPLLERISPQLAGLVKSIPHAGCSVVVLGYPREQIKHPLDGFGFVAPRVERRKIIAGSMASVKFDGRAPDGRVLFRVFVGGALQPELNELDDAGLERLVRGELRELIGVSGEPDFCQINRWLGVMPQYHVGHLELVAKIDTLAESIEHFALAGNAYHGVGVPFCVRSGELAAERIASVER
- a CDS encoding addiction module protein; protein product: MSLTLEQFGIDRLSNEQRLELISLLWDSLPDDATFSPPDWHLRLLDERIAEADANPDNVITLDELEAKLFKKLP
- a CDS encoding beta-ketoacyl-ACP synthase III: MTTSVSRNDLALPAAETSYHPPLWTLTGVQVLGVGAYVPPRVVPNEELASLGCDADWIVQRTGIRERRQADDSQAASDLAYEAAVKCLKHAEVSAKDVDLIIVATMTPDSPAPSTACRVQRRLGASAPSFDVSAACAGFMYALSTGMQYVKTGNARRALVIGSDVMTRTVNPADKKTYPLFGDGAGAVLLGAGESEQGLVAYTLGADGNGVESLHIPAGGSREPLTAEAMAAGRQYLKMDGKAVFKWAVRLVADSCREVLGHAGLTTGDVTWMVLHQANKRILEAAAADLGMPLERVVMNLDRYGNTSAGSIPLVLDELNQQGKLRRGDRILMSGFGAGLAWGTGLFRW
- the priA gene encoding replication restart helicase PriA, whose product is MDKASQRSLFETEPDPWTLDSASEQRVAEIAFADPPHGPFSYKVPETLRAPLVAGQRVQVPLGKGNRGVIGYCLRVELKAVGSRPLKEVLAVVDPAPLLSPAMLRLAEWISSYYLCPLGQVLHAVLPAGVRGQAGTREMTFLSVPANVLAQLNSLQLPLKQLEALKTLAAAPRPLTPPELAAAAKCTLGPISELRKKKLIKGTVQRIQNVDVVESVIAREEHLNLNKDQQSALDVIIESLSKRQHRAVLMHGVTGSGKTEVYIRAIDEVLRFGRQAIVLVPEISLTPQTKQRFASRFGSVAVLHSHLSDAERHWHWQRIAKGEVQVVIGARSAIFAPTPQLGLIVIDEEHDHSFKQGESPRYHARDVAVQRAKAENVPLVLGSATPALESWQAAARGEFQLIEMPTRVSNRPLPDVATIDLRTEFQDRRSRGAISRPLHNAIEQAIAEDGQVILLLNRRGYSTHIQCPSCGYVANCPHCSIALTHHREGERIVCHYCDHQEQAPAKCPDCRFDGIRYSGLGTERLEAEVKARFQQVPVLRMDSDTMQKPGSHEQALAKFRAGEIKILLGTQMIAKGLDFPNVTLVGVVNADTALHFPDFRAAERTFQLVTQVAGRTGRGDKGGRVLVQTFSPEHFAIQAALQHDYVLFAQKELPVRLDHGYPPHTSLVRLIVRGDEEAITEAFAEQATERFRAALEQQKIPHRILGPAPCPLARLRGKYRFHSLLSSIDGPQLRQRVGLVAAALEPHAEVQWVLDVDPLDLL